In a single window of the Lepidochelys kempii isolate rLepKem1 chromosome 21, rLepKem1.hap2, whole genome shotgun sequence genome:
- the LOC140901482 gene encoding interleukin-20-like: MSGDLNDCWHWDRCCIIHHLLRFYVDKVFKHCETEDSHVNRKISSIANSFLSIKKKFRQCNEQNACNCGEEAIEKYKQILTNYGQLNIASAAMKSLGELDILLDWMEKAH, from the exons ATGTCGGGTGATCTTAATGACTGTTGGCACTGGG ATAGATGTTGCATCATCCATCACCTTTTAAGATTCTATGTGGACAAGGTCTTCAAACACTGTGAGACTGAGGATTCTCATGTCAACCGGAAAATCAGCAGCATAGCCAATTCTTTCCTCAGCATCAAGAAGAAATTCAGACAATGT AATGAACAAAATGCGTGCAATTGTGGAGAGGAAGCAATAGAGAAATATAAACAAATTCTCACCAATTATGGACAG CTGAACATTGCTTCTGCAGCAATGAAATCCCTTGGGGAGCTGGATATCCTCCTAGACTGGATGGAGAAGGCTCATTAG